In the Paenibacillus sp. FSL R7-0337 genome, TGCGGATCTCCTGGCCGTCCAGGAAATAATCGCCTTCATTCGCCACATCGAGGCAGCCCAGCATGTTCATCAGGGTGGACTTGCCTGACCCTGAGGGGCCAATGATCGCAACGAATTCACCGTGATCAATGGTGAAGCTCAGGCTCCTCAGAACCGTCATCGATTCTCCGGCCATCGTGAAGCTGTGCTGCATATTCTCAACCCGGATCAGCGGTTCTGGTGAGATCATCGTCCGCCCCCGCCCCCGGAGAAACCGCCCCTGCTGCCTCCGCTGCCTCCGCCGGAGAAGCCGTCACCGCTCCCGCCGGGAAAGCCTCCGCTCCCTCCGGTCATTCCTCCGCCGCCCATACCGCCCATGCCGCCTTGCTGCGGAGAGGTGGTATTGCCTGAGGAAATCACGGTTGGGAGGATCACTTCATCCCCTTCACTTAAGCCGCTGACGATTTCGATGCTGCTCTCATTGTGGATACCGGTCTCCACGGCCACCCGCTGCGTGCCGGCGGCATTGCCCGAGGCACTCCGGCTTCCGGCTGCCCTGCCGGAGAACCCGGCGCCGGCCGGGAATTCACCGCCGGGAAACGCTCCGCCCCGGGCTTCTCCGCCGCCTTGAGGGTATCCGCCGCCTTGACCGCTTCCGCGGGCAGCTCTGCCGCCGGTCTGGCCTTCTTCTCCTTCCGGCCTGATTTCGCCTTGGCCGCCGGGAGCCTGTCCGTCAGCCGCGACACTCTCAGCAGACTTGGAGCCAGCCGCTCCGTTACCAGAAGTTTTGGTGCCTGATTCATTTCCGCCGGTCACCGGCACATTGACGAAGGATTTCCCGTTTATCTTCGTGACAGCTTCGATGGGAACGGTCAGAATATCTTTCTTCTCTTCGATCGTAACCGCCACCTCCGCAGACATGCCGATAAGCACGCCCTCCGAGTTATTTAATCCTACAGTGACGTTGAACAAGGAGACGCCATTAGAGGAGGTTCCTTCTTTGGCGATATCTATAACTTTACCAGTAAAAGACTTATCCTCAAGGGCATCCAGTGTAATGGTCGAGGCTTGATTCAGCTTGATTTTGGGGATATCCAGCTCGTCTACCTGAACGGTTACGCTTAGGTTCACGTAGTCGGTCATGGTGAACAGCTCCGTACCATTCTGGGCCTGTTCGCCGGCCGTAATATTCACGGCAGTGATCGTTCCATCGATCGGAGCGGTCAGCGGATCAGGCGGAGCCATATCTTCATGGATAGCAGTGATGGATTCCTGCTGGTCTACGATATCGCTATTGGCCTTATCAATGGCTTTTTTTGCCGACTCCAGCTCTTCCTCTGTCGCGTTATTCATAGCCAGCGTCTTGTAGCTCTCCTGTTTATTCGCAAGCTCTGTCTTGAGATTCTCCAGTGACTTCGTGGCTTCCTTCAGCTTATCGTCCAGATCGCCCGCGACAAATGTGATCAGCACATCGCCTTTTTTAACGACATCGCCTTTCTTAACCATGACCGTATCGACCTTCCCGGCTTCTTTGGTGCGGATGCTCTCGCTGTTGATCGCCGATACGGCACCTGAACCCGAGACACCCACCAGGATATCTCCCTTACTGGCAACTGCCGTGTTCAGCGGAACGGCAGTGATCTGCCGGTTCTGATCCGGCCAGAACGTATAGCCCGCGATCCCTGCAATAGCAACGAGGACTATGGCTGAAGCGATAATGATGATCTTCTTCTTGTTCATTGTGCGGCTCCTTCAGTGGAAGATGTGGCTGCTTTGGCGGTAACCTCAAGGGAATAGGCCTGGCTGGCGAGCTCCGTCCGTATTCCCTGGAATTCATCGTAGAATTTATGGGCGTAGGTGCCGGAGCTGAGATTTTTGAACAGGACGCTGGTAAGGGTCGTAGAATAAGAGTTGTTTGTTCCCAGAGTCAAGTCGGTGCCAAGCGTCAGAGTTTTCTCATGAGACTGTCCATAAGGATCGATAACCTGAAGGATGAGCTTATGCTGGTAAGCGCCTGTCTGGTAGGTAGTATCCTGATTGAGATTGTAATTGAACGTCACAGCAACGCTGCTTGCGCCCTTGGTGAGTTCCCCTGTAGAGCTGGTAACTGCCAGTGTATAAGGGAAAAACGGAACGGAGGCCAGAGTGGTCAGAGGCGTAACCTCAGCCGGTGTCAGTGTCAGCGCTGCCGTATTTACGTATCCCGTCGCAGCCGTTCCTGCGGCAGTCAGTTTGCCATCCGCAATTGCTTGGCTGATATACAGCTGAAGATCTGCGGTGTCCAGAGCGGACGGAACTTTTGCCCAGAAGGTGACGAGTGTTTTGCCCTCAGGGCTGGTTGACAGCTCGGACTGGTTGGCGGTTGCTTCAAAATATTGCCCGTCAGCAGTCCTGAACTGTGCGTACAGACGGGCCAGATCTGCCTGCCGGACTTCGTCGCTGTTCATTTCCACTTCGCTGTACACAAGGCTCGAGCCGGTTCCTCTATACAGGAGGGTGAGGCGTTCCTTCACGGTGGCTTGTTTGCCGGTGGCCGTGATCTTGAAGGCTTCCCCTGCAGCTAGCGGAGCTACACTCTTAACGGCACTGTCGCTTGTGCTGAGAGAGAGGAACTGCGATACTTCTGTACCCTTGGTCTCCTGGAGAATGAGCTTGACTTGTCTGAAATCCAGGGTGTATGGAATACGGCCTTGAACCGATATCTGAGTGCTGGCACCAGGGGCAAGGACCGAAGAGCTGTTGTTCGTATAAGTCTGGGCAGAGGAACTGAGATCCTTCTGATCCACCAGGAGTATTCCGGTAAAAGCAGGCAAAGTAATGGTCTTGGACGTTGCATTGCGTATCGTCATTCTCGCCTGTACCAGATCCTCGCTGCCCCAAGGCAGACGCAGCAGGGAGTCCAGAGAGACAGCGAAGGTGCCGTAGGTATTGGTTACGCTGGTCTCGGCGGCGAGATGAATCTGTCTCTCCGGCGTATAGGTGATGCGGAAATAGGCCACAGGCAGCGTTACCTTATCCGCGCTGGCTGCAGGAGCAATCATGCGCAGCTCCAGCGAATCCTGAGCCAGCTCTAGCGGAACACTGGCACTCAGCTCAATCAGCTTGTCTTCCAGCGGCTTCAGGGTCAGGCTGTTCAAGGCTGTGGACGTCACCGGGAAGCTATAGCCTTCCGCCGACTGGACGTTAAGCTCATAAGCAGGCAAAGTAACCGCTGTGCTGCCGGTATTCTTCACCCGGAGCTGATAGCTCCACACACCGTTCCCGTTATCCGCATGCACAGTTGCCTTCAGCAGCTGCATGTCCACCATATTGCTGGCGATGGAGACCTTTTTGGTATAGCCCGCCGCTACAGTGAAATCTGCGGTTACCGCAGCCGGAAGCGCGTAGGAAGAGACAGGCAGGTACAGCTTGAGTCCTTCATCCAGCTTAGCGATCTGTAGCGTCATCTTGCTGAGATTCATGTAGGAGGGGATCTCGGTCATATAATAGAGCGTCTTCTTCTCCTGAGGCTGAAGCTTGAATGCGGAGCTGCCGTCATCCAGTGTAAGTGTGAAGACAGAGCCGCCCGAGGATTTCAGGTACAAGGTATAGCCCGGATCTGTAAGCACTTTGGTACCCAGATTGGTTAAGCTAAGCCCGACCTTGGCATAGACTTTGCCGTTATAGTTGTAGATTTGCACGGATTCGGCTTTGGTGTCGGCTGTAATACCGCCGAGTTCAACCTTTCGGGTCTCCCCTGTAAGCGAGGACAGAGAATAATTGGATGGGACCGTGAACGTGCCTATCCGCTGTTCATAATTAGCGGCGCTGAAATTCCAGCCGTATATGTTGATTTTAAGTCCTTTGACAGAGGCGGCAGTTCCAATATTCGCATAGTATGTAAGGCTGGTGCTCTGTTTTGCGGGGATTTTCTTGACTGTACTGTCTGCACTGACCGGAATTCCCTTAATTACGCTGCCGCCCGCAGTTACAATTTTGGAGAAATAGTCCGCCAGATTGACGCTGCTGCCGGCAGTATTGGAATAGGTAAGCGTGTAGGTGAGAATATTACCGCCGGTTTGGCTCTGAATCCCTACATGGCTCAGCTTCACTTGAAGCGTGGTACCGAGCTTGAGCGCACTTAGACTGTTAAGTGTAGAGACTTCCGTGACCGCGCTTGCTGCTGTGGCAGCCGTTGAACCGGATGAAGCAGCATAGGCCGTGGTTCCCGGGCTTCCTGCGGTTTGAATTGCGGCAAATGTGCTGAGCAGCAGCAGAACAAATGCTTTTTTTCGTGTGAGCATGTAATTTCCTCCTTGAATGATCTCATAAGGCAAAATATCAGCATTGACTGAATGCCCGCTGAAAAAAAAGCCGTCAAACCGCGCTGAAGCTTAAAGGAAGCTTAAAAGAAGATAAAAAAATAAGCGGAATTTGCGCGGCTTGTCAAACGGGCTGTTTTTGCATATAATAGATGGGCATATCTTCCCAAGTGGAGGATCGAAGTGCAGAGGTTATAATCCGCATACATGCAATGATGGAGAAGAGTACGCAGTGCCTGGCTTACAGGGAGGAAGCGCCGCAGATTGAGAGCGTTTCTAAGAGAGCAGAGCTGCCGAAGTTCACTCCGGAGCAGTTCCCTGAATGTGCTTCAAGGCTTCCTTGAAGAGCGCTAGTAGGGGGGACCGGCCGCAGACCGTTATTTCTGTATAAAGTGAGACAGGTCTTTGCCGCACCGAAAGAGGGAATATTGCTCTTAAGGGAAGCGTACGGCCGTCTAACAAGGGTGGTACCACGGTCTTTTCGTCCCTTTACCGGGAGGAAAGGCCTTTTTTTGTTGAACAATACGAGATTTGAGGGGGCAGTACAAGCCATGAAAGACAAATTGGAAGCACTGAAGGCTGAGGCACTGACGAAGCTGCAGGCGGTATCCGATCCGCAGATTCTGAATGACCTGCGCGTCAAATACCTTGGCAAAAAAGGCGAGCTGACAGAGGTTCTGCGCGGTATGGGCGGACTAAGCGCGGAGGAGCGTCCGGTGATCGGCCAGGTGGCCAATCTGGTGCGCAGCGCGATTGAAGAGGTGATCGGCGCCAAGCAGGAGCTGTTCCAGCAGCAGGAGACGCAGAACCGTCTCAATGCAGAGAAGGTCGATGTAACCCTGCCGGGCCGCGGCATGCCGCAGGGCGGGATTCATCCGCTCAGCCGGGTGATTCAGGAGATCGAGGATATTTTCATCGGCATGGGCTACAAGGTGGCGGAAGGACCGGAAGTGGAGACAGATTATTATAACTTCGAGGCGCTTAACCTTCCGAAGAACCATCCAGCCCGCGATATGCAAGATTCCTTCTATATTACGGAAGACATTCTGATGCGCACACAGACCTCGCCGGTTCAGATCCGCACCATGCAGGCGATGAACGGGGAGACTCCGGTCAAGGTTATCTGTCCGGGCAAGGTATTCCGCCGTGATGACGACGATGCGACCCACTCCTTCCAGTTCCATCAGATTGAAGGTCTGGTGATCGGACGCAATATCCGTATGAGCGACCTGAAGGGGACCCTGCAGCAGTTCATGAAGGAGATGTTCGGTCCAAGCGCGGGCATCCGCCTGCGTCCAAGCTTCTTCCCGTTCACCGAGCCTAGCGTTGAGGTGGATGTAAGCTGCTTCAAATGCGGCGGCGAAGGCTGCCGGCTCTGCAAGCAGAGCGGCTGGCTGGAGATTCTCGGCGCGGGTATGGTGCACCCGAATGTGCTGCGGATGGGCGGCTACGATCCTGAGGTCTACAGCGGCTTCGCGTTCGGCATGGGCGCTGAACGGATTGCGATGC is a window encoding:
- a CDS encoding efflux RND transporter periplasmic adaptor subunit, with the translated sequence MNKKKIIIIASAIVLVAIAGIAGYTFWPDQNRQITAVPLNTAVASKGDILVGVSGSGAVSAINSESIRTKEAGKVDTVMVKKGDVVKKGDVLITFVAGDLDDKLKEATKSLENLKTELANKQESYKTLAMNNATEEELESAKKAIDKANSDIVDQQESITAIHEDMAPPDPLTAPIDGTITAVNITAGEQAQNGTELFTMTDYVNLSVTVQVDELDIPKIKLNQASTITLDALEDKSFTGKVIDIAKEGTSSNGVSLFNVTVGLNNSEGVLIGMSAEVAVTIEEKKDILTVPIEAVTKINGKSFVNVPVTGGNESGTKTSGNGAAGSKSAESVAADGQAPGGQGEIRPEGEEGQTGGRAARGSGQGGGYPQGGGEARGGAFPGGEFPAGAGFSGRAAGSRSASGNAAGTQRVAVETGIHNESSIEIVSGLSEGDEVILPTVISSGNTTSPQQGGMGGMGGGGMTGGSGGFPGGSGDGFSGGGSGGSRGGFSGGGGGR
- the pheS gene encoding phenylalanine--tRNA ligase subunit alpha → MKDKLEALKAEALTKLQAVSDPQILNDLRVKYLGKKGELTEVLRGMGGLSAEERPVIGQVANLVRSAIEEVIGAKQELFQQQETQNRLNAEKVDVTLPGRGMPQGGIHPLSRVIQEIEDIFIGMGYKVAEGPEVETDYYNFEALNLPKNHPARDMQDSFYITEDILMRTQTSPVQIRTMQAMNGETPVKVICPGKVFRRDDDDATHSFQFHQIEGLVIGRNIRMSDLKGTLQQFMKEMFGPSAGIRLRPSFFPFTEPSVEVDVSCFKCGGEGCRLCKQSGWLEILGAGMVHPNVLRMGGYDPEVYSGFAFGMGAERIAMLKYGIDDIRYFYTNDMGFVKQFKGI